The genomic DNA TCTACTAAAATGCTGCTGCATCCCCATTCATAGGCAGACTCATAGGATTGACCTGACCCCAGCGCATTGTAAAAGCCGAAGGAAAACGCTCTGGCAGCGCCATCCCCCACTTTCTGGCTGGTGCCCACCACATAGGGAATATGTTGAGCGATCGCATTTGCCTGAACCTCGGAATAGCAGGTGTTCAGCACAACACATTCGACAAACTCATCCGCCAATCGAAACACGGAGGCTAACGCCGCCCCACTGACGAGTTTGACTTGTCCGCTGGCATCCTCAAACACCAGTCCTGTTTGATCCTCTGCTCCATGCCCAGCAAAATGAACAATTTGCGGTTTGTATCGCAGTATCGCCGCCTGAATATCCCTGGTCTTCGCGGCAAGGACAATCTTTAGCTCAAATTTATCCCGCCTTTCTGCCTTTTTGAGTTCCTCCTCAATCTCACTCACTTCCTGTTGCAAATCCAATTCAACGGAGTTAGCGGGATTGGAACCTAAAAACAAGATGGTCTTCTTCTTAGAGGGGGGCTTCTTAGATAAAGTCATAGTTGCTAATAAGTTCTACAGGGATACACGATAGATACTCAAATAGATTGCCGGTTTCCAGTAAAACAGCCAGCAATACAAATCTATTAGAATTGTTATCCTTACTTCATGCCGTTGGACTCAGCGTAACCGTTGGTAGAACTAAACGACTAGGAAAACTAAACGACTAGTAGAACCAAACGATTAGGAGAACCAAACTGGCTGGAAGGGATAGCATGGTTCACCGACTGATATTCTGAATAGTTCGCCAATTTTACCGTTAATCCAGGGAAAGCCTGGCTTTTTTAAGAAATATTCCAGCTGAAGCAGCCAACCTGCAAGGAATAAGGCACGGATGCTTTTTAGGACGGTATCCTCGCAGAAAAATCTCGCAGAAGAACTCACACAAAAGTATAAATTACGACTGTCAGGCGCTCTTCTTCTTCAGGATAGGAATCAGATGATCCGGCAAAACGGTAGGAATAGCCCCTTCCACCGGGCTAACTAACACCAGTTTTCGTTCTATTCCGTCACGGGAAAACATCGCCTGGATTTCCTGTTTTCCTTGCTCGAATGCTCCCTCAACGGATAAACCCTCTCCCAACCCTGTATAAAATCCCGCAGAGAAGGCGATCGCCGCATCGTCTCGGATTGCCTGCCTCATGCCAATCACATAGGAGATGTGCTGAACGATCGCATTTGCCTGAGCTTCTGCGTAACAGGCATTCAGAACAACGCACTCCACGCGATCGGCACAGAGCTTAAACAGACGAGACAGCGCTTCTGAACTGACCAGCTTCATTTGTCCTTTTTGATCCTGAAAGACTAACCCTGCTTCGCCTTCCCCATGTCCCGAAAAATGAACAATCTGCGGCTTGACCTCCAGGATCGCTTCCTGCACATTCCGGGGCTGCACTGCCCAGCGTTGCTCCAGCTTAAACCGATTGCGATAGCGTGATCCCTGGAGTCGTTCCTGAATTTCCCGCACTTCGCGATCGAGCCGGAGTCGAGCAGCATCCTGGGGATTGGCAGCGAGGATGAGAATCGTTTTTTTCATGGCATAACGCTGGAAATGGGCAGGGTAAAGGTCAACATGGGGTTTGCGATCGTCCTGAACTTGTTTTCGGTCAGTTGCCCAACGCAGGCGCAAGCTGTACTGGATTGTAGACCGTTCAAGGGGCGAGTGCTGTCGCAGCCTTAGAAGTTGCAGAAGCGCCTAGCTTCTATCAAGAATTTTCTATCAGGAATTTTCCATCAGGAATTATTGCAAGCATCCCTCGATCGCCTATTCGACTTTATAGAATGCATTCTATTCCATTGCCAGAGTAATAATAGGCACAGGAATATAGAAATTTACCTACGCAGAAGCACAGCCTTTTACCGTATTTTTTGGCTTTCATGAGTTTCGCAAAGACTATCTCTAAACATCTGAAAATGTCAGACGGATGGACTCTTTAAGGAGTGTGCAGCCATACAGGATTCGGCAATGTTCGTTTCGACCCAGCCCAACAATTGATACCCAGAGCTGCTGCCACTAGGGCGTTTCAACTTCTAGAACTCAGAACAAGGTAGAACAATTCAGATTTGAACTCAGGCATCCTTTCTGTTCAATAAGCGGGAAAGAAGAACTGCGATCGTCCGATTAAAAAGTCGTCGGCTAAAAATTCCGAATACCCGTATTTTTGCAGTAATTCTTAAATTTTGACCCTGCTTTCTAGGATTTTTACCTTTTTTCAGTAAATTAATGCCTGAGCCATGTTGTTGATATCAGGTAAGCCCCCTACCTTATCATGAAAAACATTCTCTTTTTAGCCGCCAATCCTAAGGGAACGTCACCCTTACGACTGGATCAGGAATTTCGCGAAATTGGTGAAGAACTGAGACGCGCCCATCAGGATCATCAATTTCATCTGGATCAACGCCTGGCTGTCCGTCCGAGGGATATTCAGCAAGCCATGCTGGATATTAATCCTCAAATCGTTCACTTCTCTGGTCATGGACAGGGTACTAAGCTGGTCTTTCCTCCTCAGGAAACGTCCTACCGCTCTTCTGCAACCCTGGAAAGAAAGGCTACTCCCGTTTCGGAATCCCTGGAACCCGTTGATGAACCAGAACCTGTTGATGAAGAAGGACTGGTATTTGAAGATGATCAGGGACAGGCAAAGCTGGTGAGCGGCGCAGCCCTGGCAGGGTTATTCGAGCTATTTACAGACGAAGTGGAGTGCGTCCTCCTGAACGGCTGTTACTCGGCAACTCAGGCGATGGTGATTTCTCAGCATGTTCCTTATGTGATTGGAATGAGCGATGCCATCAGTGATAAAGCGGCGATCGAGTTTGCCATCGGTTTCTACAAAGCGCTGGGAGCGGGTCGCGGAATTGAGTTTGCCTATCGGATGGGCTGCAATGCCATCCAGATGCACGGAATTCCTGAACATCTCACCCCCGTTTTAATTTCCAAATCCAACGCATCTCCCGCCCCCCGCCTGCCGCAAACCAAACTCTCGTCTCCTCCCGAATTTCCATCGGGTCCCGTTGGTTTAGAATCCCAGTTTTATATCGAGCGATTGCCAAACGAGACTCGTCATTACCGCTCCATCCGGAATCCAGGCTGTCTACTGCGAATTATGGCTCCTGATCTGATGGGCAAAACCTCTTTGATGGCAAGAATTTTACATTCTGCGACTGAACAGAATTACCACACCATCTACCTCAACCTGCGGGATGCGGAACAAAGAGTTTTAGTGGATTTGAATAGCTTCCTGTACTGGCTGATTGAGCGGATTATTGCTGAATTGGGTCTAAAGAATCAGCTCAATGAACATTGGGACGATAAAACGATGGGCTGTATCTCAAACTGCACTCACTACTTTGAAAAATTCATTCTCAGGAAGCTAGAGCAGCCGATCGTCCTGGGCGTGGATGAAGTCGATCGCATCTTCCCCTATTCCGACATTGCCACCGATTTTTTTGGCATGTTACGCAACTGGTTTGAAAAGGGAAGAACTCAAGCGGACTGGAAAGCGCTGAGGTTAGTTCTAGCCTATTCCACCGAAGACTACAGCCAGTTTCGCATCAATCAGTCTCCCTTTAATGTGGGAGAACCGCTGCGCCTCCGAGAGCTAACCCGGCAACAGGTGCAGGAACTTGGCAACCGCTATGGCTTGAGCTGGGCTGATCAACAAATCGACAGCCTGATGGCAATGGTAGGAGGTCATCCTTACCTGGTGCGCTTAGCCATGTACTACATCAGCGATCAGGAGGTCACGCTGGAGCAGCTTTTGCAGGAAGCCCCCACGGAGGACGGAATTTACAGCGATCATTTACACCGCTACTGGAAAACGCTATCCAGTAACGCTCAACTCGCAGAAACCATTCAGATCGTCATGAGTGCTAAAGAGCCAGTCGCAGTAGAGCGATCGCTCGGCTACCAGCTCCGCAGCATGGGATTAGTGCAGTACGAAGGGAACAGTATTCGACCGAGCTGTAGTTTGTATCGCCTTTATTTCCGTAAATAGCCCCCTTAGCCAATTATCAGGAGAAATCCATGACAATGAACCCCCCACGGTCTACTTATCACTATGAAATTGGCGGTAGTCTATCTAGCGATGCTCCCACCTACGTGGTGCGGCAAGCCGATGAAGATCTCTATGAAACCCTGAAGGCGGGTAAGTTCTGCTACGTCCTGAATTCGCGTCAGATGGGTAAGTCCAGCTTGCGGGTGCGAACCATGCAGCGGTTAAAGGAAGAGGGCATTGCCTGTGCTGAAGTAGATTTAACCGGAGTCGGCAGCCAGGGCTTGACCGAAGAGCAGTGGTACGGCGGGGTTGTGAATGAATTAATCCGAGGCTTGCAGCTGCCCGAAAGCTTTGACTGGCGGAGCTGGTGGCGTGAACGGGCACCCCTGGCACATGTACAGCGGTGGGGCAGATTTATTGAGGAAGTGCTGCTAACTCACATTCAGCAGAATATTGTCATTTTCATTGATGAAATTGATAGCGTATTAGGGCTACAGTTTCCCTTTGATGACTTTTTTGCTCAAATTCGGTTTTGTCATAATAAGCGGGCAGATGATCCTGCCTATCAGCGTTTAACCTTCTGTCTGCTAGGGGTGGCAACGCCATCAGACTTGATTCAGGATCGTC from Leptolyngbya ohadii IS1 includes the following:
- a CDS encoding CHAT domain-containing protein, which codes for MQLLRLRQHSPLERSTIQYSLRLRWATDRKQVQDDRKPHVDLYPAHFQRYAMKKTILILAANPQDAARLRLDREVREIQERLQGSRYRNRFKLEQRWAVQPRNVQEAILEVKPQIVHFSGHGEGEAGLVFQDQKGQMKLVSSEALSRLFKLCADRVECVVLNACYAEAQANAIVQHISYVIGMRQAIRDDAAIAFSAGFYTGLGEGLSVEGAFEQGKQEIQAMFSRDGIERKLVLVSPVEGAIPTVLPDHLIPILKKKSA
- a CDS encoding AAA-like domain-containing protein, with protein sequence MKNILFLAANPKGTSPLRLDQEFREIGEELRRAHQDHQFHLDQRLAVRPRDIQQAMLDINPQIVHFSGHGQGTKLVFPPQETSYRSSATLERKATPVSESLEPVDEPEPVDEEGLVFEDDQGQAKLVSGAALAGLFELFTDEVECVLLNGCYSATQAMVISQHVPYVIGMSDAISDKAAIEFAIGFYKALGAGRGIEFAYRMGCNAIQMHGIPEHLTPVLISKSNASPAPRLPQTKLSSPPEFPSGPVGLESQFYIERLPNETRHYRSIRNPGCLLRIMAPDLMGKTSLMARILHSATEQNYHTIYLNLRDAEQRVLVDLNSFLYWLIERIIAELGLKNQLNEHWDDKTMGCISNCTHYFEKFILRKLEQPIVLGVDEVDRIFPYSDIATDFFGMLRNWFEKGRTQADWKALRLVLAYSTEDYSQFRINQSPFNVGEPLRLRELTRQQVQELGNRYGLSWADQQIDSLMAMVGGHPYLVRLAMYYISDQEVTLEQLLQEAPTEDGIYSDHLHRYWKTLSSNAQLAETIQIVMSAKEPVAVERSLGYQLRSMGLVQYEGNSIRPSCSLYRLYFRK